A stretch of Pseudomonas sp. CCC3.1 DNA encodes these proteins:
- a CDS encoding cytochrome C assembly family protein — MLPLSPSLLPSLAAACLYAAATFYQGSCLRQGTKANKRLLVTLGILAVIVHAASLYTHLLTPAGLELDFFSAASLIAVAVIIVTLIACARIPVENLLLLLYPLGMLTVLLSEFAPAGTVQIVNEEPGILLHILLSILAYGMFTIAVFQALLLSLQNYQLKHKHPKGLIKNFPPLQTMESLLFGFLWAGWSLLSLSLISGWVFLGNLFAQHLVHKTLLACLAWVVFSVLLWGRNHLGWRGHKAIRWTLAGFCLLMLAYFGSKLVREYILHI; from the coding sequence ATGCTCCCCTTGTCACCCAGTTTGCTACCCAGTCTCGCCGCCGCCTGCTTGTATGCCGCTGCGACCTTCTATCAAGGCTCTTGCCTGCGTCAGGGCACCAAGGCAAACAAACGCCTGCTGGTAACGCTCGGTATCCTCGCCGTCATCGTCCACGCCGCGAGCCTGTATACGCACTTGCTGACCCCTGCCGGGCTTGAACTGGACTTTTTCAGCGCAGCCAGCCTGATTGCCGTGGCGGTGATTATCGTGACGCTCATTGCCTGCGCACGCATACCGGTCGAAAACCTGCTGCTGCTTCTCTATCCGCTGGGCATGCTCACGGTGCTGTTATCCGAGTTCGCACCAGCCGGCACCGTCCAGATCGTCAATGAAGAGCCAGGGATCCTGCTGCACATCCTGCTGTCGATTCTGGCCTACGGCATGTTCACCATTGCCGTGTTCCAGGCCTTGCTGCTGTCGTTGCAGAACTACCAACTCAAGCACAAGCACCCAAAAGGCCTGATCAAAAACTTCCCGCCGCTGCAAACCATGGAAAGCCTGCTGTTTGGCTTCCTTTGGGCCGGCTGGTCGCTGCTGTCTCTGTCGTTGATTTCCGGCTGGGTATTTCTCGGCAACCTGTTTGCGCAGCATTTGGTTCACAAAACCTTGCTAGCCTGCCTCGCCTGGGTGGTCTTTAGCGTGCTGCTGTGGGGACGCAATCACCTCGGCTGGCGCGGACACAAAGCCATTCGCTGGACGCTGGCCGGTTTCTGCCTGTTAATGCTGGCGTACTTTGGCAGCAAACTGGTTCGCGAATACATTCTGCATATCTGA
- a CDS encoding VUT family protein, producing MLFLIAYIASVVLINYAFSTAPHLDIIWSAWGGLVFVLRDMVQTRFGHGAILAMLAALVLSYVTSDPSIALASATAFAVSECIDWLVFSITKRPLHDRLWISSALSIPIDTFIFFGMIDAFTPGVIITAMASKFAGVTCVWLAMAWRLRKANQAKA from the coding sequence CATCGCCAGCGTTGTGCTGATTAACTACGCGTTTTCCACGGCCCCGCACCTGGACATCATCTGGTCCGCCTGGGGCGGCCTGGTCTTCGTGCTGCGCGACATGGTGCAAACCCGCTTCGGGCACGGTGCCATTTTGGCCATGCTGGCCGCGCTGGTGCTGTCGTATGTCACCTCCGATCCTTCCATCGCCCTGGCCAGTGCCACGGCCTTTGCGGTGTCCGAGTGCATTGACTGGCTGGTGTTCAGCATCACCAAGCGCCCTCTGCATGACCGCCTGTGGATCAGCTCGGCGCTGAGCATTCCGATTGATACCTTTATCTTCTTCGGCATGATCGACGCCTTTACCCCCGGCGTGATCATCACCGCGATGGCTTCAAAATTTGCCGGTGTGACCTGTGTGTGGCTGGCCATGGCCTGGCGGTTGCGCAAAGCCAACCAAGCTAAAGCCTGA
- the purT gene encoding formate-dependent phosphoribosylglycinamide formyltransferase, with translation MTRIGTPLSPTATRVLLCGCGELGKEVVIELQRLGVEVIAVDRYANAPAMQVAHRSHVINMLDGAALRAVIELEKPHYIVPEIEAIATATLVELEAEGFTVIPTARATSLTMNREGIRRLAAEELDLPTSPYHFADTFEDYSKAVQDLGFPCVVKPVMSSSGKGQSLLRSTDDVQKAWDYAQEGGRAGKGRVIIEGFIDFDYEITLLTVRHIGGTTFCAPVGHRQEKGDYQESWQPQAMSPIALAESERVAKAVTEALGGRGLFGVELFIKGDQVWFSEVSPRPHDTGLVTLISQDLSQFALHARAILGLPIPLIRQFGPSASAVILVEGQSTQTAFSNLGAALSEPDTALRLFGKPEVNGQRRMGVALARDESIEAARAKATRASKAVVVEL, from the coding sequence ATGACCCGTATCGGAACTCCACTGTCGCCGACCGCGACCCGCGTATTGCTGTGTGGCTGCGGCGAGCTGGGTAAAGAAGTCGTCATCGAATTGCAGCGCTTGGGCGTTGAAGTGATTGCCGTTGATCGCTATGCCAATGCGCCGGCCATGCAGGTTGCGCACCGCAGCCACGTGATCAACATGTTGGACGGCGCGGCACTGCGCGCTGTCATCGAACTGGAAAAACCTCACTACATCGTCCCGGAAATCGAAGCCATCGCCACTGCGACCCTGGTCGAGCTGGAAGCTGAAGGTTTCACCGTCATCCCGACGGCCCGTGCAACGTCGCTGACCATGAACCGCGAAGGTATTCGTCGCTTGGCGGCAGAAGAACTGGACCTGCCTACCTCGCCATACCACTTTGCTGACACCTTCGAGGACTACAGCAAGGCCGTGCAGGACCTGGGCTTCCCGTGTGTCGTCAAGCCAGTGATGAGCTCCTCGGGCAAAGGTCAGAGCCTGTTGCGCAGCACTGACGACGTACAAAAAGCCTGGGATTACGCACAAGAAGGCGGCCGTGCGGGCAAAGGTCGGGTCATCATCGAAGGGTTTATCGACTTCGACTACGAAATCACCTTGCTCACCGTGCGCCACATTGGCGGCACCACGTTCTGCGCGCCAGTCGGCCATCGTCAAGAGAAGGGCGATTATCAGGAATCCTGGCAGCCGCAAGCCATGAGCCCGATTGCGCTGGCTGAGTCCGAGCGCGTGGCCAAGGCCGTCACCGAAGCACTGGGCGGGCGTGGCCTGTTTGGCGTTGAACTGTTCATCAAAGGTGATCAAGTGTGGTTCAGCGAAGTGTCGCCACGCCCGCATGACACGGGTCTGGTGACGCTGATCTCGCAAGACTTGTCGCAATTTGCACTGCATGCCCGCGCCATTCTGGGCTTGCCGATTCCGCTGATCCGTCAGTTTGGCCCATCGGCTTCGGCTGTGATTCTGGTCGAAGGCCAGTCGACCCAGACCGCCTTCTCCAACCTCGGCGCTGCCTTGAGCGAGCCGGACACCGCATTGCGTTTGTTTGGCAAGCCTGAGGTCAATGGCCAACGTCGCATGGGCGTTGCCCTGGCCCGTGACGAGTCGATTGAAGCTGCGCGCGCCAAAGCGACCCGCGCCTCCAAAGCGGTTGTCGTAGAGCTGTAA
- a CDS encoding MFS transporter yields MTTSTTYSEASSDKPVNSATRVATASFIGTAIEFYDFYVYATAAALVIGPVFFPQTSGTAQMLSAFLTFGIAFLARPLGSFLFGHFGDRVGRKSTLVASLLLMGVCTTLIGVLPGYATIGAWAPILLCVLRFGQGLGLGGEWGGAALLATENAPKGKRAWFGMFPQLGPSIGFLAANGLFLILAMTLSDEQFRSWGWRIPFLLSAALVMVGLYVRLKLEETPVFAKAVAQHERVKMPILELFAQYWAPMLLGAASMVVCYALFYISTVFSLSYGVSTLGYTRETFLGLLCFAVLFMAAATPLSAWASDRYGRKPVLIVGGVLAILSGFLMEPLLTQGSTWGVALFLCIELFLMGVTFAPMGALLPELFPTRVRYTGASAAYNLGGIVGASAAPFFAQKLVAMGGLSWVGGYVSGAAVLSLIAVLCLKETREADLNKVA; encoded by the coding sequence ATGACCACCAGCACCACTTACAGCGAAGCCTCGTCCGACAAGCCGGTCAATTCCGCAACCCGCGTCGCGACGGCCAGTTTTATTGGCACTGCCATCGAGTTCTACGACTTCTATGTGTATGCCACTGCGGCTGCATTGGTCATTGGCCCGGTATTTTTCCCGCAAACCTCCGGCACAGCGCAAATGCTGTCGGCCTTCCTGACCTTTGGGATCGCCTTTCTTGCACGTCCGCTGGGCTCATTTCTATTCGGCCATTTCGGTGACCGGGTCGGACGCAAATCCACTCTGGTCGCCTCCCTGCTATTGATGGGCGTGTGCACCACCTTGATCGGCGTGCTGCCGGGCTACGCGACGATTGGTGCCTGGGCCCCGATTCTGCTGTGCGTGTTGCGCTTCGGCCAGGGCCTGGGACTCGGTGGTGAATGGGGCGGCGCGGCATTGCTGGCCACCGAGAACGCTCCGAAAGGCAAGCGCGCCTGGTTCGGCATGTTCCCGCAGCTGGGTCCATCCATCGGTTTTCTGGCCGCCAACGGCTTGTTCCTGATACTGGCCATGACCCTCAGCGACGAGCAGTTCCGCTCGTGGGGCTGGCGGATTCCGTTCCTGCTGAGCGCGGCACTGGTGATGGTCGGCCTGTATGTCCGCTTGAAGCTGGAAGAAACCCCAGTGTTCGCCAAGGCTGTGGCGCAGCACGAGCGGGTGAAAATGCCCATCCTTGAGCTCTTTGCCCAATATTGGGCACCGATGCTGCTCGGCGCCGCCTCGATGGTGGTGTGCTATGCGCTGTTCTACATCTCGACGGTGTTTTCGTTGAGCTACGGCGTTTCAACCCTGGGCTATACCCGCGAAACATTCCTCGGCCTGCTGTGCTTTGCCGTGTTGTTCATGGCAGCGGCCACACCCCTGTCGGCCTGGGCCAGTGATCGCTACGGGCGCAAGCCCGTGCTGATTGTCGGCGGTGTATTGGCGATTTTGTCGGGCTTTCTGATGGAACCCCTGCTCACCCAAGGCTCGACCTGGGGGGTGGCGTTGTTCCTGTGCATTGAGCTGTTTCTGATGGGAGTGACATTCGCCCCTATGGGCGCCCTGCTCCCCGAACTGTTCCCGACCCGCGTGCGCTACACCGGTGCGTCTGCGGCCTATAACCTGGGCGGCATTGTGGGCGCTTCGGCCGCACCGTTCTTCGCTCAGAAGCTGGTGGCGATGGGCGGTTTGAGCTGGGTGGGCGGGTATGTATCAGGCGCAGCCGTGCTCAGCTTGATCGCTGTGCTGTGCTTGAAGGAAACCAGAGAAGCGGACCTGAACAAGGTCGCTTGA